The following coding sequences are from one Microtus pennsylvanicus isolate mMicPen1 chromosome 1, mMicPen1.hap1, whole genome shotgun sequence window:
- the Faap24 gene encoding Fanconi anemia core complex-associated protein 24 — translation MERNSPGGTGPVHVPLGHIVANEKWRGSQLAQELQGKVKLTFEEGLPLADFYLSSRSCILYVTEADLVAGHGYRKRLVRVRNSGHLQGIVIVEKTQISDQYFSAVQKFTVLDLGMVLLPVANQLEASCLIIQLVQEQTREPSRNPFLRKKRCTLSSELSLVQTVQQIPGVGKVKAPLLLQKFPTIQQLSNASIQELQEVVGHAVAQQIHTFFTQPR, via the exons ATGGAAAGGAACTCTCCGGGTGGTACAGGTCCCGTGCACGTGCCACTGGGGCATATTGTGGCCAATGAGAAGTGGCGCGGGTCCCAACTGGCTCAGGAGCTGCAAG GAAAAGTTAAACTCACGTTTGAGGAGGGTCTGCCATTGGCAGATTTTTACCTGTCCAGCAGATCTTGCATCCTCTATGTCACTGAGGCGGATTTGGTGGCCGGACATGGCTACAGAAAGAGACTTGTTCGTGTTAGAAAT TCTGGGCATCTTCAAGGGATCGTAATAGTTGAAAAAACGCAGATAAGTGACCAGTACTTCTCAGCAGTCCAGAAGTTTACCGTGCTCGACCTTGGGATGGTGTTGCTCCCAGTGGCCAACCAGTTGGAAGCATCCTGCCTCATTATCCAGCTG GTTCAGGAGCAAACCAGGGAGCCCAGCAGGAACCCTTTCCTCAGGAAGAAGAGGTGTACGCTCTCCTCCGAGCTGTCCCTTGTTCAGACGGTGCAGCAGATCCCAGGGGTGGGAAAAGTTAAGGCTCCTCTTCTGCTCCAGAAGTTTCCGACCATCCAGCAACTGAGTAACGCTTCCATCCAAGAACTCCAGGAGGTTGTCGGACATGCGGTAGCACAGCAAATCCACACCTTCTTCACCCAGCCGCGATGA